A genome region from Desulfurispora thermophila DSM 16022 includes the following:
- a CDS encoding FeoA family protein yields MITLKDLRPGESGTVQQLLVSGQERGRFMAMGLIKGALVKVIRLAPLGDPMEVEVKSYRLSLRRAEAAQIMVIPHTRERGK; encoded by the coding sequence ATGATTACCCTGAAAGATTTGCGGCCGGGCGAAAGCGGTACGGTACAGCAGTTGCTGGTCAGCGGCCAGGAAAGGGGACGGTTTATGGCCATGGGATTAATCAAGGGAGCCCTGGTAAAGGTGATCCGCCTGGCCCCCCTGGGCGATCCCATGGAAGTGGAAGTGAAGTCCTACCGGTTATCCCTGCGCCGGGCAGAGGCCGCACAAATCATGGTTATCCCGCACACCCGAGAAAGGGGGAAATAG